A region of the Thioploca ingrica genome:
TTCCGTTGGGTGTTAAACATCGTCTCGCTAATCCAGGTAAATTGCCTTTAGAGATTATTGAAATCCAATCCGGTAGTTATTTAGGTGAAGATGATATTGTCCGTTATGAAGATGTTTATGGGCGAGAATAACTTGAAGTAGAGCGAGTAACACATTTTTAAGCCGCTGGAACTAAACGGTAACGATTATTTTATAGTGATTTGTATTGAAAGGAATAAGTAATGGGAAAAACAACTGGCTTCATGGAAATTACCCGGCAGGAGCGTAAATATGCACCGGCCGCTGATCGTATTCACCATTATCAAGAATTTATTATCCCACTGACTGAAGCAGGAGTGAGTAGACAAGGGGCTCGCTGCATGGATTGTGGTATTCCTTTTTGTCATCAAGGTTGCCCAATTGATAATATCATTCCAGATTGGAATGACCTAGTCTATCGCGGTCGTTGGCGTGAAGCCTTGGCGGTATTACACAGTACTAATAATTTTCCAGAATTTACGGGGCGAATCTGTCCAGCACCTTGTGAAGCTGCTTGCACACTGAATTTGAATGACGAACCCGTCACCATTAAAACAATTGAGTGTGCCATTATTGATAAAGCCTGGGAAGAAGCTTGGATTGTGCCACAAATTCCCAGTCATCGGAGCGGTAAACGAGTGGCTATTGTCGGCTCTGGTCCGGCTGGATTAGCTTGTGCACAACAATTAGCTCGGATTGGACATGAAGTGGTCGTGTATGAAAAAAATGACCGGATTGGTGGTTTACTCCGTTACGGCATTCCCGATTTTAAAATGGAGAAACAACTGATTGATCGTCGTATGGCGCAAATGCAAGCGGAAGGCGTTAAATTTCGCCCGAATACGCATATTGGTGTTGATATGTCGGCTTTACGTTTGGTCGAAGAATTTGATGCCGTCGTTCTCACCGGTGGTGCAGAAAAGCCGCGTGATTTGCCGATACCCGGTCGAGAATTAGCGGGTATTTATTTCGCCATGGAATTCTTGCCTCAACAAAACCGTCGCGTTGCTGGGGATGACTTCCCTGAAGAACTCACTATTAGTGCCGCTAATAAACACGTCATTGTGATTGGTGGTGGCGATACCGGTTCTGACTGTATTGGTACCTCGGTTCGGCATGGTGCGGCTTCAGTCACTCAATTGGAAATTTTGCCCAAACCCCCGGTAAAAGAAAATAAGGAATTAACTTGGCCCAATTGGCCCAATAAATTACGGTCGTCTTCTTCTCATGAGGAAGGTTGTCAACGCGATTGGAGTGTGGTTACCAAAGCTTTTATTGGTCGTCAGGGTCAAGTTAATAAAGTGCAACTGGTCCGCGTTGATTGGCAACCAGATGAACAAGGTCGTTGGCTGATGTCAGAAATACCGGGGAGTGAATTTGAATTGAAAGCCGATTTAGTCCTACTGGCGATGGGATTTGTGCATCCAGTACACGAAGGTATGCTGCAAGAACTGGGCGTTGCGTTAGATGGACGCGGTAATGTCCAAGCCAATACCCAGCATCATAAAACTTCTGTCGATAAAGTATTTGTTGCCGGTGATATGCGGCGGGGACAATCTCTAGTCGTTTGGGCGATTCGAGAAGGGCGACAAGCAGCTCGGGCGGTGGATGAATTTTTAATGGGATATTCGGAATTACCTAGCTATTAGCATTGAACATTTCAGTTCGTGTAAACTATAGTCTTTTTTTATATCAGTTGAGCACAAGGACGGATTATGTCACGAGTCTATAATTTTAGTGCTGGTCCAGCGATGTTACCGGAGCCAGTTTTACAACAAGCACAAGCAGAATTGCCGGCTTGGCAAAGTTCTGGTATGTCGGTGATGGAAATGAGTCATCGGGGTAAAGAATTTATTGCGATTGCCGAACAAGCCGAAGCTGATTTACGCGAATTATTAGCGATTCCAACCAACTATAAAGTCTTATTTCTGCAAGGGGGTGCTTCCTTACAATTTGCGATGGTACCCCTGAATTTATTACGGGGCGGTAATGAAGCGGATTATTTGAATACCGGTTTATGGTCGAAAAAAGCCGTTGCTGAAGCCAAAAAATATTGTCAAGTTCATCTCGCCATTAACGCGGAACCGAATAATTTTACCACTCTACCGGCTTATGATTCTTCAAAGCTTAACCCTTATGCTGCTTATGTTCACTATACGCCGAATGAAACCATCAACGGTTTAGAATTTCATACCATTCCGGATGTCGGTGATAAACCGCTGGTGGCTGACATGTCATCAACGATTTTATCGCGTCCGTTAGACGTTTCTAAATATGGGTTAATTTATGCGGGGGCACAAAAAAATATTGGTCCCGCTGGGCTGACTATCGTCATCGTTCGGGAGGATTTAACCGATAATGCGATGCCCGGTACCCCGACCATGTTGATGTATAAAACGCACCTAGACAATCAATCCATGTACAATACGCCACCCACTTATGCTTGGTACATTGCCGGATTGGTATTTAAGTGGCTTAAAGACCAAGGTGGTTTAGCGGCGATGGGTGAACGTAATCAACGCAAAGCAGCAATGCTTTATGCGGCGATTGATCAGTCTGAATTTTACGGTAATCCGGTGGCTCTCCCCTATCGTTCTTGGATGAATGTTCCTTTCACCATAAAAAATCCGGATCTGGAAAAAACTTTCTTAGCCGAAGCCAAAACCGCCGGTTTGGTTAGCTTAGCTGGTCACCGTTCAGTCGGTGGGATGCGTGCCAGTATTTATAATGCTATGCCCGAAGCGGGTGTACAGGCGTTGATCGAGTTTATGAATGACTTTGCTAAACGGAATGGATAATGTTTAAGATATTAACTTTAAATAATATTTCTATATTAGGCTTAGAACGGTTGCCACGGGATCGGTATGAAATCGCTTCAGAAATTCAACATCCCGATGCCGTATTATTGCGTTCTTTCAAAATGCACGAGTGGGAAATTCCCGGTACGCTCAAAGCGGTTGGACGTGCCGGTGCTGGGGTTAATAATATTCCGGTTGATAAAATGACTAAATTGGGTATTCCGGTATTTAATGCGCCAGGAGCCAATGCGAATGCAGTTAAAGAGTTAGTGTTAGGCGCCATGCTGTTAGCTTCACGGAACTTATTGCCGGCCTGGGATTATGTGCGGGGTTTACAAGGAACAGATGCCGAGATTTCCAAACAAGTTGAAGCCGGAAAAAAACAATTTGTTGGTTCTGAATTAGTTAACCGCACTTTAGGGGTAATTGGTTTAGGAGCGATTGGAGTGAAAGTCGCCAATGCGGCTCAATCCCTGGGAATGCAGGTCATGGGCTATGATCCACATATTACCGTTAAAAATGCTTGGCAATTATCGTCACAAGTTAAACAAGCTTTGAGTGTAGAAGATTTATTATCTCAAGTCGAATTTGTAACGGTGCATGTCCCTTTGTCGGATGCGACGCGTCACATCATTAATGCTGAACGGCTGAAAATTGCCCGTAAAGAATTGATGATTCTAAATTTCTCTCGTGATGGCATCATTGATGATGTTGCCGTTGGTGAGGCCATTAAAGCAAATCAAGTCAAGGGGTATATAACTGATTTTCCCACTAACCTGCTCATCAAGCATGAACGGGTAATTGCTTTACCTCATCTTGGCGCTTCTACTAACGAAGCCGAAGAAAATTGCGCCATTATGGTAGCCGATCAAGTACGCGACTATTTAGAAAATGCGACCATACATAATTCGGTCAATTTTCCAGAAATAGAAATGCCTCGATCGGGGAGTGAAAATCGCTTGCTCGTGGTTAATTCCAATGTTCCCCATATGATTGAACGCATTTCTTCGGTCATTTCTAATGCCGCTCTCAATATCAATAATATGGTGAACCGTTCTCGTGGTGAAATCGCTTGTACTTTAGTTGATGTCGATAAAGTCATCCCGCCTTCAATAGTGGATGATCTCCGCACGAAGGAAGGTGTTTTAACAGTACGGATATTATAAACTTATCTTAACACACCAGCTAGGTAGGGTAGGCATTGCCTATCCTACTATTTACTAGCCCCCACTTTGTCAAAGTGGAGAACCGACCAGAGAGAAAAAAGCATGGGTTTAATTTATGCTAACCTTTCATTGGCTAACCCAAGAAATCGCGAATTGAAGCCCATAATGGTTAAAGCACTCGTGGATACGGGTGCACTACATTTGTGTATTCCTAATCATGTGGCTATCCAACTTTCTTTGGAAGAACTTGATAAGCGAGAAGTGACTACTGCTAGCGGTGAGAAACGTTTGTGCGCTTACGTCGGTCCCCTAGAAGTCCGATTTGAAAATCGGGCATGTTTTACCGGTGCGCTGGTATTAGGGGATGAAGTTCTTTTAGGTGCTGTCCCCATGGAAGATATGGATATCCTCATTTCTCCTTCAAAACAAATTCTAGTGGTTAATCCAGCGAATCCTAACATTCCTGCCTCTGTGGTTAAAATGGGATTGGCTCAAGCCGAAATAGGTTATTTCAACGGAAATTGAATTTGTACACATAACCCATTATTTTTAATTGGATTATTTAATAATTGAATGTCCAGATGATGTAATTGCGCAACCCGTTGTGCAATGGATAATCCTAACCCACTACCAGATTGATTATGATTATTACCTCGATAGAAACGTTCAAAAATGCGTTTTCGTTGTTCTAACGGAATACCGGGACCGGTATCGATAATACATAAAGTCAAAAATGAAGGTGAATCTTTAGTCAACGTAATAGTAACATGCCCACCGGGTGGCGTGTAATGAATCGCGTTATCGACCAAATTACGCATCATTAATTCGAGCGCTTCCCAATGTCCTCGAGTAATACCAACATCCAACATCGTTTCCAAACCGAGATCAATGGCTTTATCCAAAGCTTGCGGGGTCAAATCAATGATCACGTGGTTAACTAATTCGTGTAAATCAATACAACTAGAAATAGGTAAAGTTTGCGTAGCTTCTATCCGTGCTAAATTTAAGAGTTGTTCAACTAGATGAGTGGCTCGATCTAAACCCATAATCATTTTCTGCAAGGCTTGCTGGCGTTGTTGAGAATCCTTAGCACGTTGAGCCACTTGCGCTTGAGTTTTGATAGCAGCTAACGGGGTACGTAATTCGTGAGCGGCATCGGCGGTAAAACGACGCTCATTTTCAAACGCATGATGTAGGCGACTAAACAAGGCATTTAACGCATTAATTAGTTCTCTAATTTCTAAAGGTATTTCATTGACATCAATCTGTTGTAGTTGTTCTGGACGCCGGGCTGAAATTTCACTCGCCACTTGATGTAGCGGTTTCAGACTTTGCCCAATACTGAACCAAATGAGTAAAGCGACTAAAGGCAAAGATATTAATAAGATACTCAAGGTGCTCGATATCACTTGATGAATTAATTCATTGCGGATATCGTAACGCTCAGCCGTTTGCACCCAAAATTGCCCTTCTCGAAGCGTGAATACCCGCCATAAATGACCTTCTAGTGCCTGGTTAGTGTAATGCGGAATATCTTCGCTTGGCATAGAAAACAAGGGTGCCGTTGCCGAGCGGAACAGGAGTTTGCCATCGATAGAACGAACTAAAAAAGCTAATTTTTGTTCATAGCGATGAGCCGGTTGAAAAGTATCAAAATCGAGAACCAGATGTTGTTCTTTTTCCTCTGCTTCATCTTCCTGGTCTTCTACTTCATGTTTGATCAAGCCAAATAGAACTCTAGCGCTTTGAGCTAACTGAGCGTCAAATAATTCCTCAACCTCGTGTTGAGTCTCAATATAAACCCGCCAGGTCACGATAACCCACAGGCTACCGATGACACCCACTAATAAGAAAAGTAACCGTTTACGAATAGATACCGTCATGATTGTTTTGGCACCGTATAACCGACACCACGGATGGTGCGAATAAGGTCTTTCCCCAGTTTTTTACGTAAGTGATGAATATGAACTTCTACCGCATTGCTTTCTATCAAGTCATCCCACCCATACAAACTTTCTTCTAATTGTGTTCTAGAAAGCACTTTCCCGACATTTTCTAATAGGGTTTGTAAAATTGCAAATTCACGGTGTGATAACGTAATGGCTTGTCCGGCTTGGGTTAAAGTATGAGCCGCCGGGTCAAGACATAAATTACCATACTCAATTTCAGCACGAACCCGTCCATATTGACGCCGAAGTAATGCCCGCAATCGTGCGGTTAATTCATCGAGATCAAAGGGCTTAACTAAATAATCATCGGCACCCGCATCTAAGCCCATCACTTTGTCATTAACCGTATCACGTGCAGTCAAGATAAGTACCGGTAGTTTATCACCTCGTGTTCGGAGTGCTTGGAGTATTTTTAAACCATCTTTTTTAGGCAAACTTAAATCTAAAATCAGCGCTTCGTAAGATTCTGTTTGCAGTGCATGTTCACCGGCTTCACCATCGGTAACCCAATCCACTGCATAATTGGCTTGCATTAAACCTACCTTAACCCCATCACCTAGGATGATGTCATCTTCTATAAGTAACAACCGCATTGTTTTACTCTGTCGGGTGCGTCCTACGCACCATAATGAGTTGAAATTAATTCAATGGTGCGTAGGACGCACTCGACTTACATCGGTTAACATCCATTTAATGGTGCATAAGACGCAAACCATTAAGCCAACTTATTCAAATCAGGTTGGCTAATAACCGATTTTATTTAATCAAATCTAGGGAAATTTGATGAAAGTGTCAAATTAGAATGAACTAAAGTGCTCGGAATTGGAAATTCCGCAATAAAATAGAATCTATGCTGACGATGATACTGAATAAATTTAAGGAAATTTGATGAAAGTGTCAAATGGGGTTGAATTGAATTAAATAGATTTAAGTTAAATAGGTTACGTGAGATCAACTACTATTTATATTGTTACTCAGGTTACGCACGGCGTTTTGAACAAGATTAAACGGATTATTAGGATGGGCAGGATAGGATGTGGTTGGTGCCAAGCGATTGACAACCGCTCTAGCTAGGCGAAATGGAATGAATCCGGGTCATCTTTTAATCCGGTTAATCTTGTTCAGAAGTGAAGGTTGAACTCATTTTCGGCATCAGGTGAGTCAACGATTGTAACAATTAGTTACAGAATAATTGATTTAAACCGTTGCAAAACGCAAGTATTTCGCATTTCAAGCCGCAAGTTGCAAGATTATTTGTTTATTGGGGTATAAATTAGGTGCACAAATAAATATTTTTTTAAAGGCGATAATTATAATTAATTATATAAATTTTTTAAATTTCAATTAATTGTGATTAAAATGCCGATTTAACCTATTTTAAATAAGTCTTTTAATTCCCTAGAAAAACCCCATTTTACTGTTGGCAACTAATTTGCAGTATATAATGTCGTGAAACAAAATTGATAGGTAGTTTAGGTAGGGAAAATAATAAGTTAGCTCCTTTACGACAGTTAATCTTGATTAGTCCAGTAATACTAAGATTTCTCGGCAAAGCAGCTTAATTAATTCCGTTTCACATTTATAACACAAAATAATGTCTTTACGTACTTTAATCTTAGTCAATTTCATGAAAGCTCTAATGGAGATAACTTTATGAAACTAAATAGAATAACAGCTATTTTAGCAACGTCATGTATGATTTATGCTACTTCTACTGTTGCTGCACCTGGCGGCGGCGGTGGTCCCACTATTGAGGAGGTTACCCCAGTCTGTGACTCCAGTAATGGTGGAAAAACCGTAACCATTTCCTGGGATAGGGATAGCAAACACTACGCATATACCATAGCCTTGAACCATACGGGTAATAACTGGATTTATACCGTTAGCAATGGCACTGGGAATCAAAAAGCTTTGAGTCATTGGGTTTTGGGAATTTTGGGTTGCCAAAGTCATGCAACCACAAGTCCCTCGGCCGATCTTTGGGGGACAGACCCAACCACCGGTGGTTCTGGAGTAAAATGGAACACAGACGGTGTAGTATCCACCCCTGGAGTCACCATTGGAACCTATACTATCGCGCTTGATAATAACTACGCTGAAAGTACAGTCGATGTTTTTACAAAAAGCGCAACTTATTATGGTAAGTGCCAAATCGTAGGACCAGATTGTGGTAGCGTTGTCAATACAGATACTGATGGCGATGGAATACCTGATTCAACTGATAATTGTCCTGCAGTTGCCAATCAAAACCAACTGAATACCGATGGTGATAGTCAAGGGGATGCTTGTGATACCGATGATGATAATGATAGCGTAGCTGATGGTTCTGATAACTGCCCATTAGTGTCTAATCAAAATCAGATGGATACCGATCATGACGGTCAAGGCGATGTTTGCGACCCGGATGATGATGGTGATGGCGTAGTCGACGGTTCTGATAACTGCCCATTAATGCCTAATGCCGATCAGATAGATACGGATCATGATGGGATGGGTGATGCTTGCGACAGTGATGATGACAATGATAGCGTAGCCGACGGTTCTGATAATTGCCCATTAGTGTCTAATCAAAATCAGATGGATACCGATCATGACGGTCAAGGCGATGTTTGCGACCCGGATGATGATGGTGATGGCGTAGTCGACGGTTCTGATAATTGCCCATTAATGCCTAATGCCGATCAGATAGATACGGATCATGATGGGATGGGTGATGCCTGCGACCCAGATGATGATAATGATGGGGTAGCTGACGGTCCTGATAACTGCCCATTAGTACCCAATACTAACCAAGTGGATGCTGATCATGATGGAATCGGTGATGCTTGCGACAGCCTAATTGATACAGATGGAGATGGTGTACCCGATGCGGCTGATAATTGTCCCACAATGGCTAATGCCAACCAAGCTGATGTTGATGGTGATAATATAGGCGATGTTTGCGATACTGATAACGATAATGATGGTGTAGATGATGCTTTAGATAATTGCCGATTAATGCCTAATGCCGATCAGATAGATACGGATCATGATGGGATGGGTGATGCTTGCGACAGCGATGATGATAATGATAACGTAGCTGATGATTCCGATAATTGCCCATTAGTGTCTAATCAAAATCAAATGGATACGGATCATGATGGTCAAGGCGATGTTTGCGACAGTGATGATGATGGTGATGGGTTAGACGATGCTTTAGATAACTGCCCATTAATGCCTAATGCCGACCAAGCAGATGCTGACAGTGACGGTCAAGGTGATACTTGCGACACTGATGATGATGGCGATGGTGTACCCGATGCAACCGATAATTGTCCTTTAGTTGCTAATCCTGACCAAGCAGACGCCGATAGTGATGGAATGGGTGATGCTTGTGATGGCGATAGAGATGGTGATGGTGTAGCTGATGGTGAAGATAATTGTCCTACAGTTGCTAATACTGACCAAGCTGATCAAGATCATGACGGTATAGGTGATGTTTGTGACCCACTGGCAGTCAATTTACTCTCCTTCACTGCCAAAGCCACTTCAAACGGCACCGCAGTAAAATGGACAACGGCTAGCGAACAAGACATTATCGCCTTCAACCTCTATAAAGGTATACCTAAAGTGGGTACCGGTTGCACCAGCAACAACCCAGATGACTATGATGGCTTGACCAAACTCGGTACAGTCAACAGTGGTCAAAGTGCTTACCAAGTCGATGATAACTTCACAGCAGTTGCTAATATAACTTACTGCTACGGGTTAGTCAGTATCAATGACAGCGGTAACATCGTAGATATTCTCGGTGCAACACCACGTCAATAGTCAATAAAGGTGACTAAAAGTAAGGCGGGAATCAACTCCCGCCTTATTTTTTTGTTCAAATAAACCAGTGTAGCCTCACTGCCATTAAGTTAAGGAAAACTTCCCCCCTCCGGTTGGGAGAGGGGTTAGGGTCAAAGGGAGGAAACTCCTTAAGTTGATGGCAGTAATCCTACGCTTGCTAATAAAAAAATTTAGGAAATAGTGTGTATGGATAAACATTCCGAAACTTAGTGAACTCCTCAAACTCTTTATCAGTAAACGAACTCCACTCAATAAAGTGAGCATCATCGCTAGTGTAGCCTCCTCACTCGTCATACCAATAAACGGTTTGCCGTTCTTCATGGCTTGCTGCTGATCTTGGTCTAGATGTTTTGCTATTTTCAGGTAATACCAACTACCCATTGTAATAATCCTTATAATATAATAAAGAAAGAAATGGCTAGGGATAGATTACAAAATGGCTCGAAAATGAGACATTAATATCAAAGAAACAGTACCCGATCTAAAAAAGTTATTACCCCAGCAAAAGAGTGGTCGAAGAAAAGAACGTGTACAAGCTTTATATCTATTAAAAACTCAACCGGCCAAAACCGCGTTCCCCAGAGCAACTCTAATCGGACGCGACTACTCAACCGTTAAGAGGTGGTTGAGAATTTATCGTCAAAGAGGACTCCATGAACTCCTCAAACTAAAACCTGGTGGAGGAAGAACTTTGTCCTTATCTCCAAACAGTCTCGAAGCCCTAGATAAACGTCTCCAACCGCCACAAGGATTTGAGAATTACGAAGACATTCAAGTTTGGCTTGAAGAAACCTATGGAGTTAAACTTTATTACTCAACACTTCATGGTATTGTTCATACACGTTTAAAGGCTAACCCGAAAGTGGTACGTCCTCAAAGTGCCAACCGTGATGAATCTAAAGCCATCGACTTTGAAAAAACAAGCCTTACGGTTAAGTCAGATGGCGGTTCTTTATCATTCTGAGCCTCAACCCATCCGTTACTGGTGTAGTAAGGTTTTCCGGCTGTTCTCCAGGAATTTTCTTCAGCTTACCCCCATGACTTACCTCTCATCCAACTCGATAATGCTCGGTTTCACACCGCCAAGAGTTTAGTCTTACCGGATAATATCATTTTATGGTTTCAACCGCCTCATTCACCAGATTGTAATCCCATTGAACGACTCTGGGCTTGGCTTAAGAAGAAATTGGCTTGGAAATTATTTGATAGCTTAGAGGAGCTTAAGCGAAGATTGGCGGAGATTTTAACTCAGACCACGACGGAATTCTTCGCGGCTCTCACCGGTGAACCGCTGTTAAGTGCCGATTTAGATTAGTTAGGTTCTCATTTGTTAGATAAGGGTTAATTCAATTAATTATTGGTATAATGTTGAACACCCTCTAGTTGAACCTGAGTTAACTGCTCACGAGTAGTCATATTTCCATAACACGACCATAAGAATAGCATTGATATAAATAATAATTATTTGTTTCATAAAAATTATACTCTATGCAAAGCTTTCGTTACCACGTTTTAGCCCGCGTAAAGCGTATAAGCGAAGCGAATGTAGCCTGGACTACACTACGCGGAATCCAGGAAAGATTAGCCCACACGTCAGTTGGCAATTCCTTGCCAACCGACGCTAGCGAGCGTAGGATGGGAAAAGCGTAGCAAGGAAGATTTAAGTGTTTAATATCCTAAATTAATTTACCTGACTCCCACTTGATCAAAGTGGAAGAATAATTGCCTAAGTTAATGGCATTGACCCTATATTAATTATACTACTTGTTTCTCCACCCAACAGACAGTGAAATAAAAGAGAGTACTCTCACTGGACTTAATTTTGGAGAGTTAACCTAAAGTTAATGTTAAAATTCGTTTCTCGTTCCCGTTGTTAAAGGAAGGAATCTCTTCGCTTCACTGTGTAGGACATATCAGTGATAGCGTCACACACCACCTGAAAGTAGAGGCAGTAGCGATATCTTACTTTTTAAGATATCATCTCGTTGTTCCTTTGCTCGTTTTTCCCCATTTTAACTCAACCCGTTTGAGACCATACCGAATTATGAATAAAGCCGCTTAACTTTAAAATAAAGAAAGCGGATTATTTTACCGATTTAGGATTCTCAACTATGCTGCGTCACTTAATTTATTTTATTTCACCTCAACATGAACATCGGTTGCTCGGTTTAGTATTAATTAGCTTACACCTAGTTATCATCAGCGAAATCTTTTCTAATTTGCTTTTTTTTA
Encoded here:
- a CDS encoding glutamate synthase produces the protein MGKTTGFMEITRQERKYAPAADRIHHYQEFIIPLTEAGVSRQGARCMDCGIPFCHQGCPIDNIIPDWNDLVYRGRWREALAVLHSTNNFPEFTGRICPAPCEAACTLNLNDEPVTIKTIECAIIDKAWEEAWIVPQIPSHRSGKRVAIVGSGPAGLACAQQLARIGHEVVVYEKNDRIGGLLRYGIPDFKMEKQLIDRRMAQMQAEGVKFRPNTHIGVDMSALRLVEEFDAVVLTGGAEKPRDLPIPGRELAGIYFAMEFLPQQNRRVAGDDFPEELTISAANKHVIVIGGGDTGSDCIGTSVRHGAASVTQLEILPKPPVKENKELTWPNWPNKLRSSSSHEEGCQRDWSVVTKAFIGRQGQVNKVQLVRVDWQPDEQGRWLMSEIPGSEFELKADLVLLAMGFVHPVHEGMLQELGVALDGRGNVQANTQHHKTSVDKVFVAGDMRRGQSLVVWAIREGRQAARAVDEFLMGYSELPSY
- a CDS encoding phosphoserine aminotransferase; this translates as MSRVYNFSAGPAMLPEPVLQQAQAELPAWQSSGMSVMEMSHRGKEFIAIAEQAEADLRELLAIPTNYKVLFLQGGASLQFAMVPLNLLRGGNEADYLNTGLWSKKAVAEAKKYCQVHLAINAEPNNFTTLPAYDSSKLNPYAAYVHYTPNETINGLEFHTIPDVGDKPLVADMSSTILSRPLDVSKYGLIYAGAQKNIGPAGLTIVIVREDLTDNAMPGTPTMLMYKTHLDNQSMYNTPPTYAWYIAGLVFKWLKDQGGLAAMGERNQRKAAMLYAAIDQSEFYGNPVALPYRSWMNVPFTIKNPDLEKTFLAEAKTAGLVSLAGHRSVGGMRASIYNAMPEAGVQALIEFMNDFAKRNG
- a CDS encoding D-3-phosphoglycerate dehydrogenase; translation: MFKILTLNNISILGLERLPRDRYEIASEIQHPDAVLLRSFKMHEWEIPGTLKAVGRAGAGVNNIPVDKMTKLGIPVFNAPGANANAVKELVLGAMLLASRNLLPAWDYVRGLQGTDAEISKQVEAGKKQFVGSELVNRTLGVIGLGAIGVKVANAAQSLGMQVMGYDPHITVKNAWQLSSQVKQALSVEDLLSQVEFVTVHVPLSDATRHIINAERLKIARKELMILNFSRDGIIDDVAVGEAIKANQVKGYITDFPTNLLIKHERVIALPHLGASTNEAEENCAIMVADQVRDYLENATIHNSVNFPEIEMPRSGSENRLLVVNSNVPHMIERISSVISNAALNINNMVNRSRGEIACTLVDVDKVIPPSIVDDLRTKEGVLTVRIL
- a CDS encoding sensor kinase protein — translated: MTVSIRKRLLFLLVGVIGSLWVIVTWRVYIETQHEVEELFDAQLAQSARVLFGLIKHEVEDQEDEAEEKEQHLVLDFDTFQPAHRYEQKLAFLVRSIDGKLLFRSATAPLFSMPSEDIPHYTNQALEGHLWRVFTLREGQFWVQTAERYDIRNELIHQVISSTLSILLISLPLVALLIWFSIGQSLKPLHQVASEISARRPEQLQQIDVNEIPLEIRELINALNALFSRLHHAFENERRFTADAAHELRTPLAAIKTQAQVAQRAKDSQQRQQALQKMIMGLDRATHLVEQLLNLARIEATQTLPISSCIDLHELVNHVIIDLTPQALDKAIDLGLETMLDVGITRGHWEALELMMRNLVDNAIHYTPPGGHVTITLTKDSPSFLTLCIIDTGPGIPLEQRKRIFERFYRGNNHNQSGSGLGLSIAQRVAQLHHLDIQLLNNPIKNNGLCVQIQFPLK
- a CDS encoding response regulator receiver:transcriptional regulatory protein, C-terminal gives rise to the protein MRLLLIEDDIILGDGVKVGLMQANYAVDWVTDGEAGEHALQTESYEALILDLSLPKKDGLKILQALRTRGDKLPVLILTARDTVNDKVMGLDAGADDYLVKPFDLDELTARLRALLRRQYGRVRAEIEYGNLCLDPAAHTLTQAGQAITLSHREFAILQTLLENVGKVLSRTQLEESLYGWDDLIESNAVEVHIHHLRKKLGKDLIRTIRGVGYTVPKQS
- a CDS encoding cartilage oligomeric matrix protein, encoding MKLNRITAILATSCMIYATSTVAAPGGGGGPTIEEVTPVCDSSNGGKTVTISWDRDSKHYAYTIALNHTGNNWIYTVSNGTGNQKALSHWVLGILGCQSHATTSPSADLWGTDPTTGGSGVKWNTDGVVSTPGVTIGTYTIALDNNYAESTVDVFTKSATYYGKCQIVGPDCGSVVNTDTDGDGIPDSTDNCPAVANQNQLNTDGDSQGDACDTDDDNDSVADGSDNCPLVSNQNQMDTDHDGQGDVCDPDDDGDGVVDGSDNCPLMPNADQIDTDHDGMGDACDSDDDNDSVADGSDNCPLVSNQNQMDTDHDGQGDVCDPDDDGDGVVDGSDNCPLMPNADQIDTDHDGMGDACDPDDDNDGVADGPDNCPLVPNTNQVDADHDGIGDACDSLIDTDGDGVPDAADNCPTMANANQADVDGDNIGDVCDTDNDNDGVDDALDNCRLMPNADQIDTDHDGMGDACDSDDDNDNVADDSDNCPLVSNQNQMDTDHDGQGDVCDSDDDGDGLDDALDNCPLMPNADQADADSDGQGDTCDTDDDGDGVPDATDNCPLVANPDQADADSDGMGDACDGDRDGDGVADGEDNCPTVANTDQADQDHDGIGDVCDPLAVNLLSFTAKATSNGTAVKWTTASEQDIIAFNLYKGIPKVGTGCTSNNPDDYDGLTKLGTVNSGQSAYQVDDNFTAVANITYCYGLVSINDSGNIVDILGATPRQ